One window from the genome of Babylonia areolata isolate BAREFJ2019XMU chromosome 13, ASM4173473v1, whole genome shotgun sequence encodes:
- the LOC143289178 gene encoding presenilin-associated rhomboid-like protein, mitochondrial has product MAANVCYRFCCRQLQQHVSRSCDLIRHSLQANVKNGLLRRAGTQSLVTLPLLRSCPNARLYHSLGRQRGWQNAFTDTRTVLWRTFRSQRRGEPVTRSSFWSDRQGLLRPFAFTVFVCSSSFIGCMIWQYESLRHRAQEVMKGLDRQFSKIFEPTYQKEIGFRAHMNAMWNNLSDGQKMVAGIIGLNFLVFFAWKAPSLQPFLLRYFSCVPGNPTVSMVLSAFSHFNLWHIAANMYVLWSFASVSLSLFGREQWLAVYLSAASLSALASLANKVLRHKGLPAAPSLGASGAIMCLLGAVCVAHPDARLSIAFVGELFPHSFSAGSALKVIVLLDTVGLVMGWRMFDHAAHLGGILFGIWYVSYGHKIIWGQRERVMRWWHEIRGKPSK; this is encoded by the exons ATGGCTGCGAACGTCTGCTATCGGTTTTGTTGCCGGCAACTTCAACAACATGTTTCCAG GTCATGTGATCTGATCAGGCATAGTTTACAAGCAAACGTGAAGAATGGATTGCTGAGACGAGCTGGAACCCAATCCCTAGTGACACTTCCACTGTTGAGAAGCTGTCCAAACGCTAGACTGTATCATAGTCTTGGTAGACAAAGGGGCTGGCAGAATGCTTTTACAGACACCAGAACAGTGCTGTGGAGGACTTTTCGGTCACAGAGGAGAGGTGAGCCTGTCACCAGATCCAGCTTTTGGAGTGATCGGCAGGGGCTGCTGCGACCATTTGCCTTCACAGTTTTT GTATGCAGTTCCAGTTTCATTGGCTGCATGATCTGGCAGTATGAGTCCCTGAGGCATCGTGCCCAAGAAGTGATGAAGGGTCTGGACCGACAGTTCAGCAAAATTTTTGAACCCACCTATCAGAAGGAAATTGGCTTCAGAGCACAT ATGAACGCAATGTGGAACAACTTGTCAGACGGACAGAAGATGGTGGCTGGGATCATTGGCCTCAACTTCCTGGTTTTCTTTGCCTGGAAGGCACCTTCTCTACAACCATTTCTTCTTCGTTACTTTTCTTGTGTTCCAG GTAACCCCACAGTGTCGATGGTGCTGTCAGCGTTCAGTCACTTCAACCTGTGGCACATTGCGGCCAACATGTATGTGCTGTGGTCCTtcgcctctgtctccctcagtctgttTGGCAGGGAGCAGTGGCTGGCCGTCTACCTCAGTGCAG CGAGCTTGTCGGCACTGGCCAGTCTTGCCAACAAAGTACTTCGTCACAAAGGTCTTCCTGCTGCTCCTTCACTTGGTGCT TCTGGTGCCATCATGTGTCTgctgggggcggtgtgtgtggcgCACCCTGACGCTCGCCTCAGTATTGCTTTTGTGGGCGAGCTGTTCCCTCACTCCTTCTCTGCCGGCAGT GCATTGAAGGTGATAGTTCTCCTGGACACGGTGGGGCTGGTCATGGGCTGGAGAATGTTTGACCACGCTGCTCATCTAGGAGGTATTCTGTTCGGAAT ATGGTATGTGAGTTACGGCCACAAGATCATCTGGGGACAGCGGGAACGTGTAATGCGCTGGTGGCATGAGATAAGAGGCAAACCCAGCAAGTGA